Proteins encoded by one window of Dokdonella sp.:
- a CDS encoding DUF2304 domain-containing protein, with the protein MMLNGQITAAILGVALGGAILYLVRRDHLHGPFAAWWFVVAVATVALGIFPALVTWLGELTGIRYAPVLPIIIALSFILLRLLKLDIDRSRQERQVRRLTQKLAILEQELETLRGNGAKRRPVIADDDDAG; encoded by the coding sequence ATGATGCTCAACGGACAGATCACGGCCGCGATCCTCGGCGTCGCCCTCGGCGGGGCTATCCTTTACCTCGTGCGCCGCGATCACCTGCACGGCCCGTTCGCAGCATGGTGGTTCGTCGTCGCGGTGGCGACGGTGGCACTCGGCATCTTCCCCGCCCTGGTGACCTGGCTCGGCGAACTGACCGGCATCCGCTATGCGCCGGTGCTGCCGATCATCATCGCGCTCTCGTTCATCTTGTTGCGGCTGCTCAAGCTCGACATCGACCGTTCCCGGCAGGAGCGCCAGGTGCGCCGCCTGACCCAGAAACTCGCGATTCTCGAGCAGGAGCTGGAGACGCTGCGTGGCAACGGCGCGAAGCGCAGGCCGGTGATCGCGGATGACGACGATGCAGGCTGA